Within the Serratia sp. UGAL515B_01 genome, the region GGTCCACTGTTCAGCAAGCTCAACCTGATGGTTGAAGTTGGCGAAAAAATCGCTATTTTGGGTGCCAACGGTATCGGTAAATCAACGTTACTGAAAACATTGGTGGGTGACCTGGAGCCAGATAACGGCAGCGTCAAATGGTCTGAAAACGCCAAGATCGGCTATTACGCACAAGATCACGAATATGAGTTCGATGATACGCTGACCGTTTTCGACTGGATGAGCCAGTGGAAGCAGGAAAAAGACGATGAGCAGGCAGTTCGCAGCGTCTTAGGGCGTTTGTTATTCAGCCAAGACGATATTAAAAAACGCGTTAAAGTGCTCTCTGGTGGTGAGAAAGGCCGTATGCTGTTCGGTAAACTGATGATGCAGCGTCCAAATATTCTGATTATGGATGAGCCAACCAACCACATGGATATGGAATCCATCGAGTCGTTGAACATGGCATTGGAAATGTACGAAGGGACGCTGATCTTTGTTTCTCATGACCGTGAATTTGTCAGTTCATTGGCGACTCGCATTTTGGAGATCACCCCGAACAAAGTGATCGACTTTACTGGCAACTACGAAGACTACCTGCGTAGCCAGGGTATTCAATGATCCTCAGGCCCTCTCCCATGTGGGGAGGGCCGGTATCTCATCGCGTTAGCGTATCAATGTCCTTCGGGAATGGGCCTTGGTGAGAGAGGGCAGGTTTGCTACACACTTCACAGTGTGCATCTTTCGGCAGTTTCATTTCGCGAAACTGCATGCTCATGGCATCAAACATCAGCAGTTTACCCACCAGCGGTTGGCCATAATCGGTCAGTAATTTAATGGCTTCGATTGCCTGCAGACTGCCAATAGTACCGACCAACGGTGCCATTACGCCAGCTTCGACACAGGTAAGCGTATTCTCACCGAACAGCCTGCTCAAACATCGATAACAGGGTTCCTCTGGCTGATAGGTAAACACACTTAATTGGCCTTCCATGCGAATAGCGGCCCCTGAAACCAGTGGTTTAGGTTGTGCATGGCAGAGGCGGTTTAGCCTCTCGCGTGTAATAACATTATCGGTGCAGTCCAATATGACGTCACAGGTTGCAATCTGTGCTGCCAGTTGCTCATCATCCAATTGACCATCAACGGTATCGATTTGGATATGCGGATTGATCGCGTTAAGCTCAATGCGTGATGATTCCACTTTCGACATACCAAGACGTGCATCCCGGTGTAGGATCTGCCGTTGCAGATTGGAGAGTGAAACCGTGTCGAAATCAACCAATGTCAGATGGCCGACGCCAGCCGTCGCCAAGTAAGGGGCTGCAGCGCAACCTAAGCCACCAAGCCCGACAATCAGCACGTGCGACGCTTTGAGCTTTTCCTGACCCTCAAAATCAAAGCCGCGCAACACGATCTGGCGGTTATAACGCAGCATCTCCGCATCGGTTAATTCCGGCAGCATATTCAGCTCCTCAGCAGCGAATTGAAAGGTTCGATCTCTACCATCTCCCCCGTAGTCACCGAGGCACGTTCCCGTTCCAGCACAATAAAACAATTGCCCTGGCTATAAGAACTGAACACGTGTGAACCTTGATGACCGGTAGTACTCACCACCAGCTCGCCTTCAGCGTTTCGGCTGAAGATGCCGCGTTGGAAATCGAGGCGGCCTGGTGATTTTTTCAATGGTGTCAGTGCACGAGCTTTAAGACGTGCTGGCAGATGCCACTCTGAATGCCCTGCGAGCTTGGCGAGCAGTGGCTGCACCAATTGGTAAAAAGTCAGTGCTGCAGAAACTGGGTTACCGGGCAGACCACAGAACCAGGCATGTTGAAGTTTACCGAAAGCAAAGGGTTTACCGGGTTTGATTGCCAGCTTCCAGAAGCTAACGTTACCAAGTTCATCGAGCATCTGCTTGGTATAGTCTGCTTCGCCTACAGAGACGCCGCCGCTGCTGATAACCACGTCAGCTTCGCTGTCCGCTTTGAGAAAGGCAGCGCGCAAGGCGGCTTGATCGTCGGGGATAATGCCCAGATCGATGATGTTACAACCCAATTGTTCCAACATCAGTCGCACCGCAAAGCGGTTGGTGTCGTAAATCTGCCCATCTTGCAATGGTTTCCCGATCGGTTGAAGTTCATCTCCGGTAGAAAACAGCGCAACTTTCAGTTTACGTATCACTTGAACATCAGCAACGCCCAGTGATGCCAGCAAAGGGAGCTGTGCTGCACCGAGTTTTACGCCGGCTGTGAGCACGTTGCTTCCTTTGAGAATGTCTTCACCGGGTAAACGGATATTTTGCCCAGAGTGCACGGGGCTATTAAACCGCACACCGGCTTCGCCTACTTCTGCCTGTTCTTGCATAATCACCGCGTCGGCACCAAACGGAATGGGGGCACCGGTCATAATGCGTATGCAGCTATGGGGTGGCCAAATATCGGTAAATGGGGCTCCGGCAAAGGCTTTCCCCGCCACGGGCATGGGCACATTGGCATTCAATTCGGCAATGCGAACCGCATAGCCATCCATTGCTGAGTTAGCAAAGGGAGGTACATTGATGGGGGAAATGACAGGTTCGGCGGTAATACGTCCGGCAGCAAGGGACAGCGCTATGGATTCGCTCTGCTGCAAGGGCGATATCTGCGAAATCATTTTCTCTAGTGCCTGCTCAAGGGAGATAAGGTCAGAAGTATGGCAATGGTCCATAGGGAAAACTCCGTAATCAGCGTGCGCGAATTGTTCGGCAAAGTGCGGCTATTATGGCAGATAACGCCAGAGGGGAGAATGTGCAATGCTTTTTTACCCTTTAGGCTGGCTAGTGCTCTGTGAGCGTGCTTCGAACCTTTGACCTCATGCCTTACATGATATTGAAGTCACTGCCAGTGGTGTTTGCATGGCATTAAGATATAACTTAAGCCTTTACAAGGCATAAAATATTCTAAGTAGGTTATGCTTAATGCCAGTAAGTCGGTTAGTTTATGCTTTACATCAACTGCTGGGCTAAATATAGTCGAAATCATTTTGGCAATCAGCCATCGCTATGCAGGGATGCACCGTGCCCCTTTATTGGTCACTCCGGTATTCCCTTCCATCGGTATCTATCGCTAAATGTTTAACTGGAGCTGTTATGACCGATACCGTCATGTTGTCACAGGCACGGAGCGAATTGTTGTTACCGCCACAGCGTGTATTGGCGGTGAGAAACTTGAGTGTACAATTCCGTCAGGAAGGAGACATTGTTGAAGCGGTTCGTCAGTTGACCTTTGAGGTTGATCGTGGTGAAACTTTGGCGATTGTTGGGGAGTCTGGCTCAGGAAAATCGGTGACCTCTCTGGCCCTGATGCGTTTGGTGGAGCAAGGTGGCGGTGAACTAACCAACGGCACAATGCTTTTTCGCCGTCGCAATGGTCAGATCCTTGATCTGGCTAAGGCCAAACAGAATACTCTGCGTACTTTACGTGGTGCCGATATGGCGATGATCTTTCAGGAACCGATGACTTCGCTGAACCCGGTTTTTCCCGTGGGTGAGCAAATCGCCGAATCGTTACGGTTGCACCAGGGGATGGATCATCGGCACGCCAAACGCGAAGCGTTGAATATGCTTGATCTGGTTCGAATTCCTGAAGCAAAGGAGGTGCTGCAACGTTATCCACACCAGCTTTCTGGGGGGATGCGCCAGAGGGTAATGATCGCTATGGCACTGTCATGCAAGCCAGCGCTATTGATTGCTGATGAGCCTACAACAGCGCTTGATGTGACTATTCAGGCACAAATCTTGCAGTTGATCCGCGTATTACAGCAAGAAATGCAGATGGCGGTGATTTTCATTACCCACGATATGGGGGTTGTCTCAGAGATTGCCGATCGGGTGCTGGTTATGCACCAAGGTAAAAAGGTCGAGCAGGGGAGCGTACGCTCGCTATTCGCTGCACCACAGCAGGCTTATACGAAGGCTCTATTGGCTGCGGTACCGCAGTTGGGGGCAATGGCTGAAAAAGACTTCCCTGCTAAATTCCCTTTGTCTGGGGGCAATGATCAGGAATATCCACAAGATACAATCCCTGCCAGAGCTGCCCCAATTTTGCAGGTAGAAGGTCTGGTGACTCGTTTTGACCTGCGAAGCGGTATCTTTAATCGTGTCACACGCCGCGTTCATGCGGTAGAAAATGTCAGCTTTGAACTCTATCCTGGTGAAACGCTTGGTTTGGTAGGGGAGTCAGGCTGCGGTAAATCCACCACAGGCCGATCATTATTAAAGCTGGTAGATAGCCAACGCGGTACTATCACTTTCGATGGTGAGCAAATCAATACGTTAGAAGGTTCAGCCTTACAGCGTATACGGCGTGATATTCAATTCATCTTTCAAGACCCCTATGCTTCTCTTGACCCTCGTCTGACCGTTGGCTTTTCCATTATGGAGCCGCTGCTGGTGCACAATATTGCCCGGGGTGAGCAAGCTGAAAAACGAGTCGCTTGGCTCTTGGAACGAGTCGGGTTGAAGCCGGAACATGCGCGGCGTTATCCGCACGAATTTTCAGGTGGTCAGCGCCAGCGTATCTGTATTGCCCGTGCGCTGGCACTCAATCCCAAAGTGGTGATTGCTGATGAAGCCGTTTCGGCACTGGATGTCTCTATACAGGCGCAAATAGTTAACCTGCTGCTTGATTTACAGCGTGAGTTGGGTATCGCCTTTCTATTTATTTCTCATGACATGGCAGTGGTAGAGCGAATCAGCCACCGTGTGGCAGTGATGTATCTTGGTCAGATCGTTGAGATTGGTCCACGCCGTGCGGTGTTCGAAAGACCACAGCATCCCTATACCCGTAAGCTGATGGCGGCAGTACCTGTGGTCAATCCTATCCATGTTTACAAGCGTCAGCCACTGCTGGCTGATGAAATTCCCAGCCCGATACGCATGCTGGGTGACGAACCTTTTATCGCACCTTTAGTACAGGTTGGACCGGGACATTTTGTGGCCTACCACTCGATCGCCGGTGCCTTTTAGCCTTGTCTCAGGAGAGAAAAACAATATGACCAAGCACACATTAAAGCGTAATGTTTTGGCTGCTGTTTTGTTGATAGCTACCGCTGGCCCCACTTGGGCAGCCAAAGATGCGGTGATCGCCGTTGCCTCCAATTTCACCACGTTAGACCCTTATGATGCTAACGACACTCTATCGCAGGCAGTGGCAAAATCCTTCTATCAAGGATTGTTTGGTTTTGATAAAGATATGAAGCTGATTAACGTGTTGGCGGATGGGTACAAAGTGAGTCAGGATGGGCTGACTTATACTATCGAACTTCATCCGGGAGTGAGGTTCCACGACGGTACTGCGTTCGATGCCAAAGCGGTGAAAGTTAATCTTGATCGTGCCAGTAATCCGGACAATCACCTCAAGCGGTATAATCTGTTCAGAATGATCGATAAAACTGAAGTTGTTGATCCGAGAACGGTAAAAGTTGTATTAAAAGCGCCGTTTTCAGCATTTATCAACAATCTTGCGCACCCTGCTGCGGTGATGATATCCCCGGCAGCACTTAAACAATATGGTAAAGAGATCGGTTTTCATCCGGTGGGCACTGGCCCTTATCAGTTTGAAATCTGGAAGCAGACTGACTTTGTTAAGGTGAAGAAGTTTGACGGTTACTGGAAAGCGGGCTTACCGAAGTTGGATAGCATTACTTGGCGCCCAGTGGTGGATAACAACACGCGTGCTGCAATGCTACAAACGGGCGAGGCGACTTTTGCTTTTCCGATCCCCTATGAGCAGGCCAGCGTATTAGGAAAAAATAGCAAGCTGGACCTCGTGGCTGCACCGTCGATCCTGCAGCGATATATCAGTATAAACGTAACGCAGAAACCGTTTGATGACCCAAAAGTACGGCAGGCGCTGAACTATGCGATTAACAAAGATGCACTGATCAAGGTGGCATTCTCTGGTTTCGCTGTGCCGGCGGAGGGCCCGGTACCTCCGGCAATTGACTTTGCTACTCGTTATCACCCATGGCCATACGATCCTGCCAAGGCCCGTGAATTACTCAAAGAAGCGGGTTACCCGAACGGCTTTACGACTACGTTGTGGTCTTCCCATAACCACAGCACTGCGCAGAAAGTTCTGCAGTTCGCCCAGCAGCAGCTGGCGCAGGTTGGAGTAAAAGTGACGGTGACGGCTATGGATGCTGGTCAGCGTGCGGCGCAGGTAGAAAGTGTAGGAGTGAAAGATACCGGTGTACGTTTGTTTTACACCGGTTGGTCGGCTTCGACCGGTGAAGCCGATTGGGCACTTTCACCGTTATTCTCTACCCAGGCAGCACCGCCAAAACAGTTCAACACGGCATTTTACAGCAACTCACAGGTGGATAAGGATTTAACGGATGCACTGGCAACCACCGACCGTGAGAAAAAACAGGCATTATATAAAGATGCTCAGGATCGCATTTGGGCGGATGCTCCTTGGATTTTCTTGGCGACTGAACGTCTACTCTCTGCCAGTAATAAACAACTAAGCGGTTTTTACGTGATGCCAGATACCTCGTTTAATTTTGATAACGCGGATCTGCACTAAGATACAGATCGCCATCCCCCTCAGTTAGGAAGAGGATGGCGTGAGGGGATTTATGCGCAATGCTTAATTATTTCCTGAAACGCCTGCTGGGCTTGATCCCGACGTTGCTCATTGTGGCTGTGCTGGTATTTTTGTTCGTGCACATGTTGCCCGGCGATCCCGCTCGCTTAGTGGCTGGGCCGGAAGCGGATGATGCAGTTATCGAACTGGTTCGTCAGGATTTAGGGCTGGATAAACCGCTACCGCAGCAGTTTGTGCATTTTTTTATCAATATACTGCGTGGAGATTTCGGGATCTCAATAGTGTCGAAACGTCCAGTGAGCGAAGAGATTGCCACACGCTTTATGCCAACCTTTTGGCTGACCATCACCAGTATGGTGTGGGCGGTGATAATCGGGATGGCGATTGGTATGATATCTGCTGTGTGGCGTAATCGCTGGCCAGACCGTTTAGGCATGACGTTAGCCGTATCAGGTATCTCCTTTCCGGCTTTTGCGCTGGGAATGCTGCTGATGCAGGTTTTCTCGGTCAATCTTGGCTGGTTACCGACGGTAGGGGCTGACTCTTGGCAGCATTACATTTTGCCTTCCCTGACACTGGGGGCTGCGGTGGCAGCAGTCATGGCCCGATTTACCCGAGCCTCGTTTGTAGAGGTGATGCAGGAAGATTACATACGTACCGCACGAGCTAAAGGTGTGCGCGAGTCAGTGGTGGTCGTCAAACATGGGTTACGTAATGCGATGATCCCGGTGCTCACTATGATGGGGCTGCAATTCGGCTTTTTGCTCGGTGGCTCGATTGTAGTTGAAAAGGTATTCAACTGGCCAGGACTGGGGCGCTTGCTAGTGGATTCGGTTGAAATGCGCGATTACCCGGTGATTCAGGCGGAAGTCCTGCTGTTCTCGTTGGAGTTTATTCTTATTAATCTGTTGGTCGATATGCTGTATGCAGCCATCAACCCTTCGATTCGCTATCAATAGGCAGGCCGCATGATAAAGTACTGGCGGCGTAATGCTGCATTCAAAGCAATACCGTTTATTGACCCCAATAAGGTTCGTACTCCTTGGCACGAATTCTGGCGGCGCTTTCGTCGCCAACGTGTTGCTATGATCGCCGGTTTGTTTGTGTTACTGATGGTAGCCGCAGCGTTATTGGCTCCTTATATTGTTCCTTATGATGCGGAAAACTTCTTTGACTATGACCGGTTGAACGAGGGTCCTTCACTGGTACATTGGCTCGGTGTCGATTCGCTTGGGCGTGATATTTTCAGCCGTATACTGATGGGAGCACGTATATCGCTGGCCGCAGGGGTCTTATCAGTATTGGTCGGCGGTGCTATCGGTACGTTTTTCGGGTTGCTGGCCGGATATTACGAAGGCTGGTGGGATCGTGCCGTGATGCGTATTAGTGACGTGTTGTTTGCCTTTCCGGGTATTTTACTGGCGATGGGGGTGGTGGCGATCATGGGCAGCGGGATGTCCAATGTGATCGTCGCAGTCGCAATCTTCAGTATTCCGGCGTTTGCACGTTTGGTCCGTGGTAATACTTTGATGTTGAAACATCTGACGTATATTGAATCTGCGCGTAGCATCGGTGCTTCAAACTTGACCATTATTCTGCGGCATATTTTGCCGGGAACGCTCTCTTCAATTGTGGTCTATTTCACCATGCGCATCGGGACTTCGATTATCACTGCCGCCAGCCTGTCATTTCTTGGTTTAGGGGCACAACCCCCAACGCCGGAATGGGGCGCCATGTTGAACGAGGCGCGTGCAGACATGGTGATTGCTCCCCATGTGGCGTTCTTTCCCAGCCTGGCGATTTTCCTTACCGTGCTGGCTTTCAATCTGCTGGGGGATGGACTGCGTGATGCGCTTGATCCCAAACTGAAAGGGTAATGCCATATTACCTATGAATATGAATGGCGAAGTCATACAGCATAAAAATGGCGCAGCTTGTGAGAGCTATTTCGTACCCACGGGTCGTGTATTCAATATGGTGAATGGCATTACAATACATGATGTTCACGCTCGATAAACGTATCAATGATCTTGTCATGCATTTCTGTCGATTTTAAGTACCTTAGCTGTATCTAAATATTCATAAACCGAACAACCTGTATTCTTTGTAAAGTCAATTACTGTTTTACCTATAATCGTTGTGTATTGTATACCTCCAATATACTGGCAATTTCTCATCCTTTTTTAAGGACGCAATAATCTGTTTAGATATTCTTTCTGCTGAAGACATGAGAATTTCCTTATCGTTTAAGAGGGGAGCGCCAACCGTACGAAAATGTGCGGTAAGAGAAAAATAATCGTTTGAACAATCGATTATTAGATAAAAAAGAGGTCCGTTAAATGCCATTTTGGGATTAAAACGATACTATTTCGATGATATTCCCCCCATGTCAATTATATTCATATATATCAAATAGTTAATTAAATAGCGTATATTTTCGTTCCATTGTGCTTCAGACCCCGTTTAGAGCCTAGTTGAAAATAATACCATGCCGAAATACTCGGTTTATCGCTAAAAAGTACGCGGGCCTTTTCAAGGGCCCGCTCTCTTAGGTGAGTGATTCTGCACTTAACTCAGCGTAACCTCTACATCACTTGAACAGATGCGCTGCATGAAAACGCAGGTGATCTTCGATAAAAGTAGCGATGGTGAAATAGCTATGGTCGTATCCAGGTTGGGTACGTAGCGTGAAAGGCCAACCGCGCTGTTTCGCCAATTCTTCCAGTTTTGCTGGTTGTAGTTGATCGGCTAGAAACTGGTCCTTATCTCCCTGATCGATCATTACCGCGATTTGTTGCTCACTATTGGCCAGCAGGTGACAGCTGTCGTACTGCAACCACTGTGTTTCGTCACTACCTAGATAGGCCGCAAAGGCCTTACGGCCCCAGGGAACCTGGCAAGGGTCAACGATGGGGGCAAAAGCGGATACCGAACTGAAACGTTGTGGATTGCGCAAAGCCAGGATCAATGCCCCGTGGCCTCCCATCGAATGCCCTGAAATGGACTGGCGCTCGCTGACGCTGAAATGTTGCTTAATCAGTGCGGGCAATTCATCGCAGATGTAATCATACATACGAAAATGCCTATCCCAAGGGGCCTGTGTGGCATTGAGATAGAATCCCGCCCCTTGCCCCAGGTCGTAGCCTTCGTCGTTGGGGACATCTTCACCACGTGGACTGGTATCCGGCATCACCAGTACCAGACCCAGTTCGGCAGCGGTACGTTGCGCACCCGCCTTCAATGTGAAGTTTTCATCGTTGCAGGTCAACCCTGACAGCCAGTACAGCACCGGTGGCGGGTTATCATCACGCGTTGGCGGCAGATAGATGCTGAAGGTCATACTGCAATTCAGGCTTTGCGCCTCATGCCGGTAACGTTGTTGCCAACCGCCGAACATGCGGTGCTCTTCGAGAAGTTCTAATGACTTATTCATCTTCTGCCTCCTGGCTTTATCGGTCAAAGTGGATCACGGAACGGATTGACTTGCCCTGGTGCATCAGATCAAACGCGTCGTTAATCTGCTCCAATCCCATGGTGTGGGTGATGAAGTCATTCAATGCGAATTCACCATCCAGATAACGTTGCACGATACCCGGCAACTGGCTACGGCCTTTCACACCACCAAAGGCTGAACCACGCCAGACACGACCGGTTACCAACTGGAAAGGACGGGTTGAGATCTCTTCACCCGCACCGGCAACACCAATAATCACCGACTCACCCCAACCCTTATGGCAGCATTCCAACGCAGAACGCATCACATTAACGTTGCCGATGCATTCAAAGGAGAAATCGACCCCGCCGTCGGTCAGTTCAACAATCACGTCTTGAATCGGTTTGGCGTAATCTTTCGGATTAATCAGATCGGTAGCACCCAGTTTGCGTGCCAGTTCGAACTTGCTGGTGTTGATATCAATACCAATGATGCGACCAGCACCCGCCATTTGAGCGCCGATAATCGCCGAAAGTCCGATCCCACCCAGGCCGAAAATGGCCACGGTATCGCCTACTTTGACTTTGGCAGTATTGATGACAGCCCCCATACCGGTAGTGACGCCACAGCCGAGCAGGCAGACTTCTTCCAGCGGGGCTTCTTTACTGATTTTTGCCAGGGAAATTTCCGGTACCACGGTACGTTCAGCAAAAGTTGAGGTGCCCATATAATGGAAAATCGGCTTGCCGTCTTTAAAGAAACGGGTCGTACCGTCTGGCATCAGGCCTTTACCTTGCGTGGCGCGTATAGCCTGACACAGATTGGTTTTCCCTGATTTACAGAACTTACACTCGCCGCATTCAGGGGTGTACAGTGGGATCACATGGTCGCCGACGGCAACGCTGGTCACTCCTTCACCAATG harbors:
- the moeA gene encoding molybdopterin molybdotransferase MoeA, which encodes MDHCHTSDLISLEQALEKMISQISPLQQSESIALSLAAGRITAEPVISPINVPPFANSAMDGYAVRIAELNANVPMPVAGKAFAGAPFTDIWPPHSCIRIMTGAPIPFGADAVIMQEQAEVGEAGVRFNSPVHSGQNIRLPGEDILKGSNVLTAGVKLGAAQLPLLASLGVADVQVIRKLKVALFSTGDELQPIGKPLQDGQIYDTNRFAVRLMLEQLGCNIIDLGIIPDDQAALRAAFLKADSEADVVISSGGVSVGEADYTKQMLDELGNVSFWKLAIKPGKPFAFGKLQHAWFCGLPGNPVSAALTFYQLVQPLLAKLAGHSEWHLPARLKARALTPLKKSPGRLDFQRGIFSRNAEGELVVSTTGHQGSHVFSSYSQGNCFIVLERERASVTTGEMVEIEPFNSLLRS
- the gsiB gene encoding glutathione ABC transporter substrate-binding protein GsiB; the encoded protein is MTKHTLKRNVLAAVLLIATAGPTWAAKDAVIAVASNFTTLDPYDANDTLSQAVAKSFYQGLFGFDKDMKLINVLADGYKVSQDGLTYTIELHPGVRFHDGTAFDAKAVKVNLDRASNPDNHLKRYNLFRMIDKTEVVDPRTVKVVLKAPFSAFINNLAHPAAVMISPAALKQYGKEIGFHPVGTGPYQFEIWKQTDFVKVKKFDGYWKAGLPKLDSITWRPVVDNNTRAAMLQTGEATFAFPIPYEQASVLGKNSKLDLVAAPSILQRYISINVTQKPFDDPKVRQALNYAINKDALIKVAFSGFAVPAEGPVPPAIDFATRYHPWPYDPAKARELLKEAGYPNGFTTTLWSSHNHSTAQKVLQFAQQQLAQVGVKVTVTAMDAGQRAAQVESVGVKDTGVRLFYTGWSASTGEADWALSPLFSTQAAPPKQFNTAFYSNSQVDKDLTDALATTDREKKQALYKDAQDRIWADAPWIFLATERLLSASNKQLSGFYVMPDTSFNFDNADLH
- the moeB gene encoding molybdopterin-synthase adenylyltransferase MoeB; protein product: MLPELTDAEMLRYNRQIVLRGFDFEGQEKLKASHVLIVGLGGLGCAAAPYLATAGVGHLTLVDFDTVSLSNLQRQILHRDARLGMSKVESSRIELNAINPHIQIDTVDGQLDDEQLAAQIATCDVILDCTDNVITRERLNRLCHAQPKPLVSGAAIRMEGQLSVFTYQPEEPCYRCLSRLFGENTLTCVEAGVMAPLVGTIGSLQAIEAIKLLTDYGQPLVGKLLMFDAMSMQFREMKLPKDAHCEVCSKPALSHQGPFPKDIDTLTR
- a CDS encoding S-(hydroxymethyl)glutathione dehydrogenase/class III alcohol dehydrogenase, with amino-acid sequence MNMIKTRAAVAWGPNQPLRIEEVDLMPPQKGEVLVRIVATGVCHTDAYTLSGQDPEGVFPAILGHEGGGIVEAIGEGVTSVAVGDHVIPLYTPECGECKFCKSGKTNLCQAIRATQGKGLMPDGTTRFFKDGKPIFHYMGTSTFAERTVVPEISLAKISKEAPLEEVCLLGCGVTTGMGAVINTAKVKVGDTVAIFGLGGIGLSAIIGAQMAGAGRIIGIDINTSKFELARKLGATDLINPKDYAKPIQDVIVELTDGGVDFSFECIGNVNVMRSALECCHKGWGESVIIGVAGAGEEISTRPFQLVTGRVWRGSAFGGVKGRSQLPGIVQRYLDGEFALNDFITHTMGLEQINDAFDLMHQGKSIRSVIHFDR
- the fghA gene encoding S-formylglutathione hydrolase, which translates into the protein MNKSLELLEEHRMFGGWQQRYRHEAQSLNCSMTFSIYLPPTRDDNPPPVLYWLSGLTCNDENFTLKAGAQRTAAELGLVLVMPDTSPRGEDVPNDEGYDLGQGAGFYLNATQAPWDRHFRMYDYICDELPALIKQHFSVSERQSISGHSMGGHGALILALRNPQRFSSVSAFAPIVDPCQVPWGRKAFAAYLGSDETQWLQYDSCHLLANSEQQIAVMIDQGDKDQFLADQLQPAKLEELAKQRGWPFTLRTQPGYDHSYFTIATFIEDHLRFHAAHLFK
- the gsiD gene encoding glutathione ABC transporter permease GsiD encodes the protein MIKYWRRNAAFKAIPFIDPNKVRTPWHEFWRRFRRQRVAMIAGLFVLLMVAAALLAPYIVPYDAENFFDYDRLNEGPSLVHWLGVDSLGRDIFSRILMGARISLAAGVLSVLVGGAIGTFFGLLAGYYEGWWDRAVMRISDVLFAFPGILLAMGVVAIMGSGMSNVIVAVAIFSIPAFARLVRGNTLMLKHLTYIESARSIGASNLTIILRHILPGTLSSIVVYFTMRIGTSIITAASLSFLGLGAQPPTPEWGAMLNEARADMVIAPHVAFFPSLAIFLTVLAFNLLGDGLRDALDPKLKG
- the gsiC gene encoding glutathione ABC transporter permease GsiC, which codes for MLNYFLKRLLGLIPTLLIVAVLVFLFVHMLPGDPARLVAGPEADDAVIELVRQDLGLDKPLPQQFVHFFINILRGDFGISIVSKRPVSEEIATRFMPTFWLTITSMVWAVIIGMAIGMISAVWRNRWPDRLGMTLAVSGISFPAFALGMLLMQVFSVNLGWLPTVGADSWQHYILPSLTLGAAVAAVMARFTRASFVEVMQEDYIRTARAKGVRESVVVVKHGLRNAMIPVLTMMGLQFGFLLGGSIVVEKVFNWPGLGRLLVDSVEMRDYPVIQAEVLLFSLEFILINLLVDMLYAAINPSIRYQ
- a CDS encoding dipeptide ABC transporter ATP-binding protein — protein: MTDTVMLSQARSELLLPPQRVLAVRNLSVQFRQEGDIVEAVRQLTFEVDRGETLAIVGESGSGKSVTSLALMRLVEQGGGELTNGTMLFRRRNGQILDLAKAKQNTLRTLRGADMAMIFQEPMTSLNPVFPVGEQIAESLRLHQGMDHRHAKREALNMLDLVRIPEAKEVLQRYPHQLSGGMRQRVMIAMALSCKPALLIADEPTTALDVTIQAQILQLIRVLQQEMQMAVIFITHDMGVVSEIADRVLVMHQGKKVEQGSVRSLFAAPQQAYTKALLAAVPQLGAMAEKDFPAKFPLSGGNDQEYPQDTIPARAAPILQVEGLVTRFDLRSGIFNRVTRRVHAVENVSFELYPGETLGLVGESGCGKSTTGRSLLKLVDSQRGTITFDGEQINTLEGSALQRIRRDIQFIFQDPYASLDPRLTVGFSIMEPLLVHNIARGEQAEKRVAWLLERVGLKPEHARRYPHEFSGGQRQRICIARALALNPKVVIADEAVSALDVSIQAQIVNLLLDLQRELGIAFLFISHDMAVVERISHRVAVMYLGQIVEIGPRRAVFERPQHPYTRKLMAAVPVVNPIHVYKRQPLLADEIPSPIRMLGDEPFIAPLVQVGPGHFVAYHSIAGAF